In a single window of the Acyrthosiphon pisum isolate AL4f chromosome X, pea_aphid_22Mar2018_4r6ur, whole genome shotgun sequence genome:
- the LOC107882985 gene encoding uncharacterized protein LOC107882985: MKNVKIYKIKMCNLLTTILSETKKLEYIPINKAITNGTCAIGIGYTQLAELSASIDIPCMSPNTYIKLTDILSEDIKVTAWNVMKLAGIEEKQLALEAGDVDIDGIPMCPVVADGQWSKRSYKTKYDAYSGAATIIGYRTKKVLFVGIRNRYCAICERAKIVKLDPKPHKCFLNWTKGATSMEADGIAEGFLNSIELHGLKFNKLIGDGDSSVTKRLNEVMPYGPTFLVEKIECRNHILRNYSQKLMNLTRITKYPCFIRKFIVRNIIRFRTAITKSIKYRKNLDESNYQKIEGLRKDILNSPYHIFGKHTNCAQYFCTGRKLYELNLIDEVLQCGLMKDIYTALRRVADNAKSLLLDVDNNICEQFNSVINKHIGGKRINFSQKQSYSTRIYTAVVSFNTNGNYIREIHKKITTKSPGIVAKKFLKHAADKRITLRRRRALFKLSGVYKSKKISCGPDEHYGLAEPLDDFLSEEEMKNKKAEFIKSLSLSLTAKKTLEYETRNQSDSQTWFTERRNRLTASNFGKICKMRPNTSCKNTVFEILYNTNNTISNAIDYGKESEDMAIRTLEKIIKKPIQKCGLFIDDNIPYLAATPDGLIEDNATVEVKCPFSVKDHESLEQALLEKKIPYLINKNNTIKLKEDSNYYYQIQGQMHITKRNLCYFFIFTPKWNKLEIINYSAVFWKEKMESNLKLFYEECLLPEIVDSQYKKRMQKSDIVD, translated from the exons atgaaaaatgtaaaaatatataaaattaaaatgtgcaaCTTATTGACTACAATTTTATCAGAAACTAAAAAACTGGAATATATACCAATAAACAAAGCCATTACCAATGGTACTTGTGCTATTGGTATAGGTTATACACAATTGGCTGAACTTTCAGCAAGTATTGACATACCATGTATGTCTCCAAACACATACATCAAACTCACTGACATTTTAAGTGAAGATATAAAAGTTACTGCTTGGAATGTCATGAAACTTGCCGGTATTGAGGAAAAACAATTAGCGCTGGAAGCAGGTGATGTCGATATCGACGGTATACCTATGTGCCCAGTAGTTGCCGACGGACAGTGGAGTAAACGTAGTTACAAAACTAAATACGACGCATATTCAGGAGCG gctACAATTATTGGTTATcgtacaaaaaaagtattgtttGTCGGAATACGAAACCGATATTGCGCAATTTGTGAAAGGGCTAAAATTGTCAAACTAGACCCTAAGccacataaatgttttttaaactgGACAAAAGGGGCTACAAGTATGGAAGCTGATGGAATAGCAGAAGGctttttaaatagtattgaaTTGCATGGCTTAAAATTCAACAAACTTATTG gtGATGGAGATAGCAGCGTTACAAAGAGACTAAACGAAGTAATGCCATATGGACCTACATTTCTTGTTGAAAAAATAGAATGTAGGAATCACATTCTCCGCAATTATAGTCAAAAATTGATGAACCTTACTAGAATAACTAAATATCCATGTTTCATAAGGAAGTTTATAGTTAGAAACATTATTCGATTTAGAACCGCTATCACTAAATCAATAAAGTATCGAAAAAATCTCGACGaatcaaattatcaaaaaattgaaG GTTTGCGAAAGGATATTTTAAATAGTCCATACCATATATTTGGCAAACACACTAATTGTGCTCAATATTTTTGCACTGGAAGAAAGTTATACGAACTGAATTTGATCGACGAAGTATTGCAATGTGGTTTAATGAAAGATATTTATACCGCACTAAGACGTGTTGCTGATAATGCAAAAAGTTTATTACTTGATGTTGATAACAACATTTGCGAACAGTTTAATAGTgtcattaataaacatataggcggtaaacgaattaatttttctcaaaaacagtcGTACAGCACTAGAATATATACTGCTGTAGTATCATTTAATACAAATGGCAATTATATACGAGAGATTCACAAAAAGATAACAACCAAAAGTCcag gAATCGTAGCCAAAAAATTTTTGAAGCATGCGGCAGATAAACGAATAACATTAAGACGCAGGAGAgcactttttaaattatctggagtgtataaatcaaaaaaaatatcatgcgGCCCCGACGAACATTATGGACTAGCTGAACCCTTGGACGATTTTTTGTCCGAGGaagaaatgaaaaataagaaagcagaatttataaaatcactTTCACTTTCATTAACTGCCAAAAAAACATTAGAGTATGAAACCCGAAACCAATCCGATAGCCAAACTTGGTTTACTGAACGAAGAAATCGTCTTACAGCTTCTAATTTTGGTAAAATTTGTAAGATGCGGCCTAACACTTCGTGTAAAAATACggtgtttgaaattttatataacaCCAATAACACTATAAGTAATGCCATCGACTATGGTAAAGAATCGGAAGATATGGCTATAAGAACAttggaaaaaatcattaaaaaaccaatacaaAAATGTGGGTTATTTATTGACGATAATATTCCATACTTAGCAGCAACACCTG atggTTTGATAGAAGATAATGCTACTGTTGAAGTAAAATGTCCGTTTTCTGTTAAGGATCATGAAAGTTTGGAACAAGCTCTTCTTGAAAAGAAG ATtccttatttaataaataaaaacaatacaatcaAGTTGAAAGaagatagtaattattattatcagattcAGGGCCaaatgcatattactaaacgaaatttatgttattttttcatatttactcCGAAGTGGAACaaacttgaaattattaattattcagcaGTGTTTTGGAAAGAAAAAATGgaatcaaatttgaaatt attttatGAAGAATGTTTATTACCCGAGATCGTTGATTCCCAATACAAAAAACGGATGCAAAAGAGTGATATTGTTGA tTGA